Proteins encoded in a region of the Methanofollis tationis genome:
- a CDS encoding undecaprenyl diphosphate synthase family protein, whose translation MIRWFYERRLQRSLTVLPREICFMITEEDMIEAPQKIVEVAGWCRDAGLEAATFHISTDDPGRIAPCLPEIRKIASIGRLNLHIGDRIETTGEGMNVIVAVGKSGREEIAACIRNIAAEEICADEIDEAVIERHLTFRCAPDLVIKTGGNYLTDFLIWQSVYSEFFFLDVNWTLFRKIDFLRALRDFGARKRRFGA comes from the coding sequence ATGATCCGCTGGTTTTATGAACGGAGGCTGCAACGCAGCCTCACCGTCCTTCCCCGAGAGATCTGTTTCATGATCACCGAGGAGGATATGATCGAGGCCCCGCAGAAGATCGTCGAGGTGGCCGGGTGGTGCAGGGACGCCGGGCTTGAGGCCGCAACCTTTCATATCTCCACCGACGACCCCGGCCGGATCGCACCCTGTCTGCCGGAGATCAGAAAGATCGCCTCCATCGGCAGGCTCAACCTCCATATCGGTGACCGGATCGAGACGACGGGAGAGGGGATGAACGTCATCGTCGCCGTCGGCAAGAGCGGAAGGGAAGAGATCGCCGCATGCATCAGAAATATCGCCGCAGAGGAGATCTGTGCCGACGAGATCGACGAGGCGGTGATCGAACGGCACCTCACCTTCAGGTGCGCCCCTGACCTGGTGATCAAGACCGGCGGCAACTATCTCACCGATTTTCTCATCTGGCAGTCGGTCTACTCGGAGTTTTTCTTCCTGGACGTGAACTGGACGTTGTTCAGGAAGATCGATTTTCTCAGGGCACTGAGAGACTTCGGGGCAAGAAAAAGACGTTTTGGGGCCTGA
- the uppS gene encoding polyprenyl diphosphate synthase, whose translation MRIRDRIDPLYERYLQWQCKHIPGHIAIIQDGNRRYARLLGVGTIEGHRAGAETTQQVLEWAKDLGIRTITLYSFSTENFNRDEGEVNYLFDIFKEKFIGVLSDERVHANQIRVQMIGDRSMLPPDLLETIEAAEEATRHYSRFFLNIALAYGGRNELVHAARRVVAGVREGSIAPDEITPRTVENYLYEGLHLPPVDLIIRTGNERRTSNFLPWMANGNECAVYFCAPYWPLFRKIDLLRAIRLYDQRIRAGE comes from the coding sequence CTGAGGATCAGAGACCGGATCGATCCGCTCTACGAGCGCTACCTGCAGTGGCAGTGCAAACATATCCCCGGCCACATCGCCATCATTCAGGACGGCAACCGCAGGTATGCCCGTCTCCTCGGTGTCGGAACGATCGAGGGCCATCGTGCAGGCGCCGAAACGACCCAGCAGGTGCTGGAATGGGCAAAGGATCTCGGGATCAGGACGATCACGCTCTACTCCTTCTCCACCGAGAACTTCAACCGTGACGAGGGTGAGGTCAACTACCTCTTCGATATCTTCAAGGAAAAGTTCATCGGCGTTCTCAGCGACGAGCGGGTCCACGCAAATCAGATCAGGGTCCAGATGATCGGCGACCGATCGATGCTCCCTCCAGACCTTCTTGAGACGATCGAAGCCGCCGAAGAAGCCACCCGCCACTACAGCCGCTTCTTCCTCAACATCGCCCTTGCCTACGGGGGCAGGAACGAGCTGGTCCATGCCGCCAGGCGGGTCGTCGCCGGCGTCCGCGAGGGTTCAATCGCCCCTGACGAGATCACGCCGCGTACGGTCGAGAACTACCTGTACGAGGGCCTTCATCTCCCCCCGGTCGACCTGATCATCAGGACCGGGAACGAGCGGCGCACCTCGAACTTCCTGCCCTGGATGGCAAACGGAAACGAGTGTGCCGTCTATTTCTGTGCGCCGTACTGGCCGCTCTTCAGGAAGATCGATCTCCTGCGGGCGATACGCCTCTATGACCAGCGGATCCGTGCCGGAGAATAG
- a CDS encoding radical SAM protein, whose product MSEITGSTSRLARGCVLCYEGAKMVLFVTGRCGRDCWYCPISEKRRNGDLVYANDRVVTSPDDIIEEAEMMSALGSSITGGEPFLVLDVVVSACRLLKEHFGPDHHIHLYTGIAPTETQLLPLRGLVDEIRLHPPQEIWGRILDSPYARSVETARRLGFSIGIEVPSLPGIEALRVILPDLDFLNINELEWSETNAEAMRLRGLDLEDGLHNAVGGAAALAEPLLDDPKVHFCSSGFKDSVQLRERLRRIAENTARPFDEITEDGTIVYGFLELEDDTLPTVLREHIYDIEVSGNQVEMAWWVLAELKDELPGKKSVIERYPNGGIILEVTPL is encoded by the coding sequence GTGTCCGAAATCACAGGCAGCACATCCCGTCTGGCGCGGGGCTGCGTCCTCTGTTATGAGGGCGCCAAGATGGTTCTTTTTGTGACCGGCAGGTGCGGGCGGGACTGCTGGTACTGCCCCATCTCTGAGAAGCGGCGGAATGGCGATCTGGTCTATGCAAACGACCGCGTGGTGACGTCGCCGGATGACATCATCGAGGAGGCCGAGATGATGAGCGCTCTCGGGAGCAGCATCACCGGGGGCGAACCCTTCCTGGTGCTCGACGTGGTCGTCAGCGCCTGCCGTCTCCTCAAGGAGCACTTCGGACCCGACCACCACATCCACCTCTACACCGGGATCGCACCGACAGAAACGCAGCTGCTCCCGCTCCGCGGGCTTGTCGACGAGATCCGTCTCCACCCGCCGCAGGAGATCTGGGGTCGCATCCTGGATTCTCCCTATGCCCGCTCGGTCGAGACTGCCCGCCGCCTCGGGTTCTCGATCGGGATCGAGGTGCCCTCCCTGCCCGGCATCGAGGCCCTTCGAGTGATCCTTCCAGACCTCGACTTCCTCAACATCAACGAACTCGAGTGGAGCGAGACAAACGCCGAAGCGATGCGTCTGCGTGGCCTCGACCTTGAGGACGGCCTTCACAACGCCGTCGGCGGCGCTGCGGCGCTGGCAGAGCCCCTTCTCGACGACCCGAAGGTGCACTTCTGCTCGTCCGGGTTCAAGGACTCGGTCCAGCTGCGCGAGCGGCTTCGGCGCATCGCCGAGAACACCGCCCGCCCCTTCGACGAGATCACCGAGGATGGCACCATCGTCTACGGGTTCCTCGAACTGGAAGACGACACCCTGCCGACGGTCCTCCGCGAACATATTTATGATATCGAGGTCTCTGGTAATCAGGTTGAGATGGCCTGGTGGGTGCTTGCCGAATTGAAAGATGAACTCCCCGGTAAAAAGTCCGTGATCGAGCGCTACCCCAATGGGGGGATCATCCTGGAGGTGACCCCGCTCTGA
- a CDS encoding type IV pilin N-terminal domain-containing protein, whose product MKMIDEQGVSEVIGAVLLVSLAVLGVAIVAVALFSQPPPSEIPHVSVVAGTTADNTTFVLLHEGGDALAAGNYRIYVDNGSGLVDRTTEFSLAGDDIWSIGENLTYTGGGTPERVVISVVDSGGGETVIAEPYGFGVAAAGAYADAGGSGSVTPVVTVTPGPTPTPEPSIIIIEPPIGDPFNLTAKEQGNGRSIKGTVEGNITSEDVTRVDLVIYPYNDPSGSGTKEVTIYRDVAEGRGIFSQEITFTGNTINDGDPITLVFLLYNDTSLLGVDALKTEAHIV is encoded by the coding sequence ATGAAAATGATAGACGAACAGGGCGTCTCCGAGGTAATCGGGGCCGTCCTCCTGGTATCGCTGGCGGTGCTCGGGGTGGCGATCGTGGCGGTGGCGCTCTTCTCCCAGCCCCCGCCCTCAGAGATCCCGCACGTGAGCGTGGTAGCGGGAACGACGGCCGACAACACCACCTTTGTGCTTCTCCATGAAGGCGGCGACGCCCTCGCCGCGGGGAACTACCGGATCTACGTGGACAATGGCAGCGGGCTTGTGGACCGGACCACCGAGTTCTCCCTTGCTGGCGATGATATCTGGTCGATCGGGGAGAACCTCACCTACACGGGCGGCGGCACGCCCGAACGGGTCGTCATCTCGGTCGTCGATTCGGGCGGCGGCGAGACGGTGATCGCCGAACCCTATGGGTTTGGAGTGGCGGCGGCAGGGGCATATGCGGATGCCGGGGGGTCAGGATCCGTGACACCGGTGGTGACGGTGACGCCGGGGCCTACACCGACGCCTGAACCTTCCATTATCATTATTGAACCTCCTATTGGCGATCCATTTAATCTCACAGCAAAAGAACAAGGAAATGGGAGATCCATTAAAGGAACCGTCGAAGGAAACATCACCAGTGAGGATGTGACGCGTGTCGACCTCGTGATATACCCCTATAATGATCCATCGGGCAGCGGAACAAAAGAGGTGACGATCTATCGAGATGTGGCAGAGGGCAGGGGGATATTCTCGCAAGAAATCACCTTCACCGGCAACACCATCAACGACGGCGATCCCATCACCCTTGTATTTCTTCTTTATAATGACACCAGCCTCCTCGGCGTCGATGCATTGAAAACAGAGGCACATATCGTGTAA
- a CDS encoding type IV pilin: protein MMIQKKQDDNTTAASEIIAVVILIAIFAVAVGIVGVVMLSNPPGDAAPAMLAHVDEENGSTYLYHDGGDPLERGRFAVIVDGIDRTGEATLYSPLGDESSDWTTWGTGQALVLPGVSSTSRIMIVAAGVGQSGSEWLLYENGTAGTPTPTIVVPVNRSFINFVIDENVFVYGNVLSFSGNTVTGPGATVVITGGLVTSDLNGGTSISVSEIYIDGDVTLDGGSAGLGSATEPGNIYVNGDLTLGSGSRNIYGDTYVAGNFFLKDARIHGNVYVDGDLTLNWTPWLVDDARIYYTGKIEHPNYYDEEILKKCVHQATVPGVDIPDQGIAPTKPAEWYAERGYVSGGALTDGIRIYADSYDAPGYSPPTWSSTANNIVIIARSGDITLKNMGDRRVTGVFYAPNGKVTFEGTSLEGVVIARDGFFVTSGGTTVVFRNIEEYISNPDDYPF from the coding sequence ATGATGATTCAAAAAAAACAGGATGACAATACCACCGCTGCCAGCGAGATCATCGCCGTCGTGATCCTCATCGCCATCTTTGCGGTGGCGGTGGGGATCGTCGGCGTCGTCATGCTCTCGAACCCGCCGGGGGACGCGGCCCCGGCAATGCTTGCCCATGTCGATGAGGAGAACGGGAGCACCTACCTCTACCACGACGGCGGCGACCCCCTCGAGCGAGGGCGCTTTGCAGTCATCGTCGACGGTATCGATCGGACGGGCGAGGCCACCCTCTACAGCCCGTTGGGCGATGAATCTTCAGACTGGACGACATGGGGAACCGGGCAGGCCCTCGTCCTTCCAGGTGTCTCTTCAACGTCAAGGATCATGATCGTCGCCGCCGGCGTCGGCCAGAGCGGCTCGGAATGGCTCCTCTACGAGAACGGCACGGCAGGGACACCGACGCCCACCATCGTGGTGCCCGTGAACAGGTCCTTCATCAATTTTGTCATCGACGAGAATGTCTTCGTCTACGGCAACGTCCTCAGTTTCAGCGGGAACACCGTCACAGGGCCGGGAGCAACGGTCGTTATTACTGGAGGACTTGTTACATCGGATCTCAATGGCGGCACCTCCATCTCCGTCTCAGAGATCTATATCGACGGCGATGTTACCCTGGACGGAGGGAGTGCCGGCCTTGGATCGGCAACTGAACCTGGAAATATCTATGTCAATGGCGATCTGACGCTCGGAAGCGGCAGCAGAAACATCTACGGCGATACGTACGTCGCCGGCAACTTCTTCCTCAAAGACGCGAGAATACACGGTAATGTGTACGTCGACGGGGATCTGACCCTGAACTGGACGCCATGGCTTGTCGATGATGCACGGATCTATTACACCGGTAAGATAGAGCACCCCAATTACTACGACGAAGAGATCCTTAAAAAATGCGTCCACCAGGCGACGGTGCCGGGGGTCGATATACCAGATCAGGGAATCGCGCCAACAAAGCCGGCAGAGTGGTATGCAGAACGGGGATATGTCTCAGGCGGGGCCCTGACGGACGGGATAAGGATCTATGCCGACAGTTACGATGCCCCTGGCTACTCACCACCGACCTGGAGTTCTACCGCAAACAACATAGTCATCATCGCACGCTCCGGAGATATAACCCTGAAAAATATGGGAGACCGGCGCGTTACCGGTGTATTCTACGCACCCAATGGAAAGGTAACATTTGAGGGGACATCCCTAGAGGGAGTCGTGATCGCTCGCGACGGCTTCTTCGTCACGAGCGGTGGAACGACGGTCGTCTTCAGGAATATCGAGGAATATATCAGCAACCCGGACGACTATCCCTTCTGA
- a CDS encoding IS5 family transposase codes for MSTFTNFAIHHEYASLAALGDRLGEVSGLIDWDAFRPLLADLYTNAEGRGGRPNYDVVLMIRLLVLQQWYGLSDPELERQATDRISFRHFLGYPETIPDRSTVWLFRERLAQTGKDTAIWDEFQRQLEVQGLAIKRGVMQDATFITADPGHAPAGTPRGDQAETRRSRDGTWAKKGSKSQFGYKLHILLDKDSQLIRRIETTTASLHDSRIDLSREGETVYRDKGYFGVKPQASMDKTMHRAVRNHPLSIKENRRNKAISRTRSLVERPFAVIKRVFHAGHLMVTTVARVHVKNIFSCMNFNFRQLLTLKAQAAER; via the coding sequence ATGAGCACGTTTACCAATTTCGCGATCCACCACGAATATGCCAGCCTTGCAGCTCTGGGTGATCGGCTGGGTGAGGTCAGCGGTCTGATCGACTGGGATGCCTTCCGCCCTCTCCTTGCTGACCTCTACACCAACGCCGAGGGGCGAGGCGGCCGTCCGAACTATGACGTCGTTCTGATGATCCGGCTGCTGGTGCTTCAGCAGTGGTATGGCCTGTCTGACCCCGAACTGGAGCGTCAGGCGACCGACCGGATCTCGTTCCGTCACTTCCTGGGATATCCGGAAACCATTCCGGATCGGTCGACGGTCTGGCTGTTCCGGGAACGCTTGGCGCAAACCGGGAAGGATACCGCGATCTGGGATGAGTTCCAGCGGCAACTCGAAGTACAAGGGCTCGCCATCAAACGCGGTGTCATGCAGGACGCGACGTTCATCACCGCCGATCCCGGGCATGCTCCTGCCGGCACGCCCCGGGGAGATCAGGCAGAGACGCGGCGCAGCCGCGACGGCACCTGGGCCAAGAAGGGCTCGAAGTCACAGTTCGGGTACAAACTTCACATCCTGCTCGACAAGGACAGTCAGCTGATCCGCCGGATTGAGACCACCACGGCGTCACTCCATGACAGCAGGATCGATCTCTCCCGGGAAGGTGAGACGGTCTATCGCGATAAAGGCTATTTTGGGGTGAAACCGCAGGCATCTATGGACAAGACCATGCACCGGGCCGTTCGCAACCATCCCCTCTCCATCAAGGAGAACCGGCGGAACAAGGCCATCAGCAGAACACGATCGCTGGTGGAACGACCGTTTGCCGTGATCAAGCGGGTGTTCCATGCAGGCCACCTCATGGTCACGACGGTTGCCAGAGTGCACGTCAAGAACATCTTCTCCTGCATGAATTTCAACTTCAGGCAACTTCTTACCCTCAAAGCGCAAGCTGCCGAGCGATAG
- a CDS encoding IS1634 family transposase: MRLSIKHMKPLIRIKRIKGKEYWYEDTPYYDPETKQIRHKSRYLGKNIDGKPVKVRTEPAGASIASVPTNAYSHGPFLPLLAIIKDLHLDEYLSSLTSEIETNVILALSMNRVVRPMAMHLISSWYEDTSLFLTHPDLPLSSQRISELLSEIGESGVPDAFMTSLLRGIGTDSTLIYDITSLSSYSRLIPLLEHGYNRDGLDLPQINFSLIFDTEHAIPVMYDIYPGSIVDVVTLKNTVHRLGAHGIHNYTMVLDRGFFSQGNLEELLQEEISFVIPAPLTLKQVKEVLTEAQRDLESPQYLQIYQQDPIFVKPVTLTIQGSVVFGFCYYDLKREQTERNLFYIRLHDLKAKLESSRIPGWRRPEEVFKERAGKMANYFSWQVVDNRFQVEIRKNAVSQRVNRMGKQIILAHSSLDWQECLTVYRERDAVEKAFRTLKQDIQVMPLNAKNESSMKGFLFVTFISLILRMRLLKWMKETGLMEDYTLEGMLLELAKIKKIKLANGEIMVTEISRRQRAILERLGLCA, translated from the coding sequence ATGCGCTTATCCATTAAGCATATGAAACCCCTCATCCGGATCAAACGTATCAAAGGGAAGGAATACTGGTACGAAGACACCCCCTACTACGACCCCGAAACAAAGCAGATCCGGCACAAATCCCGATATCTCGGGAAAAACATCGACGGAAAACCCGTCAAAGTACGGACCGAACCCGCCGGTGCATCCATCGCCTCCGTCCCCACAAACGCCTATTCTCACGGTCCTTTTCTGCCTCTCCTGGCAATCATCAAGGATCTTCACCTGGATGAGTACCTCTCATCATTGACAAGCGAGATCGAAACAAACGTCATTTTAGCGCTCTCCATGAACCGGGTCGTGCGGCCGATGGCCATGCACCTCATCTCGTCGTGGTACGAAGATACCTCCCTCTTCCTGACACACCCGGACCTCCCCCTCTCCAGCCAGCGGATCAGCGAACTCCTCTCCGAGATCGGTGAAAGCGGCGTCCCCGACGCATTCATGACGTCTCTCCTCAGGGGCATCGGTACCGACTCAACCCTGATCTACGACATCACCAGCCTGTCCAGTTACTCTCGGCTCATCCCGCTCCTCGAACACGGCTATAATCGGGACGGCCTCGATCTGCCGCAGATCAACTTCTCGCTCATCTTCGACACCGAGCACGCGATTCCGGTCATGTACGATATCTATCCCGGCAGCATCGTCGACGTTGTCACGCTGAAGAACACCGTCCACAGGCTCGGCGCGCATGGCATCCACAATTATACCATGGTCCTGGATCGCGGATTTTTCAGCCAGGGAAACCTGGAGGAACTCCTTCAGGAAGAGATATCCTTTGTCATTCCAGCCCCACTCACCCTCAAACAGGTGAAGGAAGTGCTGACGGAAGCACAGCGGGATCTCGAAAGCCCGCAGTACCTGCAGATATATCAGCAGGATCCGATCTTCGTGAAACCCGTTACCCTGACGATTCAGGGAAGTGTGGTTTTTGGATTCTGCTATTATGATCTGAAACGAGAGCAGACGGAACGCAACCTGTTCTACATTCGCCTGCATGACCTTAAAGCGAAACTCGAATCGAGTCGGATTCCCGGGTGGCGCAGGCCTGAAGAAGTATTCAAGGAGCGGGCGGGAAAGATGGCGAACTACTTTTCATGGCAGGTGGTCGACAACCGATTCCAGGTTGAGATCCGGAAGAATGCGGTCTCGCAGCGGGTAAACCGAATGGGAAAACAGATCATCCTCGCCCACAGTTCGCTCGACTGGCAGGAATGTCTCACGGTGTACCGGGAGCGCGACGCGGTGGAGAAGGCGTTCCGAACGTTGAAACAGGACATTCAGGTGATGCCCCTCAACGCGAAGAACGAGTCTTCGATGAAGGGATTTCTGTTTGTGACCTTCATCAGCCTGATCCTGAGGATGCGGTTGTTGAAGTGGATGAAGGAAACGGGGCTGATGGAGGACTATACGCTTGAGGGGATGCTGCTGGAACTGGCCAAGATCAAGAAGATCAAGCTTGCCAATGGCGAGATCATGGTGACGGAGATTTCGCGGAGGCAGAGGGCGATCCTTGAGAGGTTGGGACTATGTGCTTAA
- a CDS encoding IS256 family transposase: protein MDPLALIEDYLSDNENGMKTLITWFLNQVMLLEALHQAGAEQYERTDARKAHRNGYKKRSLKTRYGETILQKPQFREFPFETQVFGRYSRVEKALENAIFESYLQGVSTRRIQEIVAHFGIEQLSPASVSRIAKDLDEQVHAFLQRPIEQEIPYLFVDASYYKVREGPRYITKALLVIAGVRMDGYREILGARITDCENEMFWSGLFEDLKERGLVGVKMVVSDGHAGIQKAAEATFLGASWQMCSVHCTRAVLKNIPRKHQKEVAESLKEAYGDEERLQELADDLNERGYRKAANTIERFIPGLMSYTAFPKEHAKRIRTTNMMERVNKELKRRTKVVGAFPNEESLLRLAGSILMDINEEWVTGRRYLTMEGE from the coding sequence ATGGATCCCTTAGCGTTAATCGAAGATTATCTTTCCGATAATGAGAATGGCATGAAGACCCTCATCACCTGGTTCCTCAACCAGGTGATGCTGCTCGAAGCCCTCCACCAGGCGGGAGCCGAGCAGTATGAACGAACCGATGCGCGGAAGGCTCACCGAAACGGCTACAAGAAGCGCTCTCTAAAAACCCGATATGGAGAAACGATCCTCCAGAAACCGCAGTTCCGAGAATTTCCCTTCGAAACACAGGTATTTGGACGCTATTCCCGGGTTGAGAAGGCTCTTGAGAATGCTATCTTTGAATCCTACCTTCAGGGAGTCTCAACCCGCCGGATCCAGGAGATTGTTGCTCATTTTGGCATCGAACAACTCTCTCCTGCTTCAGTATCCAGGATAGCAAAGGACCTCGATGAACAGGTCCATGCATTCCTTCAGAGGCCGATTGAACAGGAGATTCCCTATCTCTTTGTGGATGCTTCGTACTACAAAGTCAGAGAGGGACCACGGTACATCACCAAAGCTCTTCTGGTGATCGCCGGTGTTCGAATGGATGGCTACCGCGAAATCCTGGGAGCCAGAATCACTGATTGCGAGAATGAGATGTTCTGGTCGGGATTGTTCGAAGACCTCAAAGAACGAGGATTGGTGGGTGTCAAGATGGTTGTCTCAGATGGTCATGCCGGGATCCAGAAGGCGGCGGAAGCCACCTTCCTCGGCGCATCGTGGCAGATGTGCTCGGTCCATTGCACCCGGGCGGTTTTAAAGAATATTCCACGGAAACATCAGAAAGAAGTTGCTGAGTCCTTGAAGGAGGCATATGGGGACGAGGAGAGACTGCAGGAGCTTGCAGACGATCTGAACGAACGAGGATATCGGAAAGCGGCCAATACGATCGAGAGATTCATCCCGGGACTTATGAGTTACACGGCGTTCCCGAAAGAGCACGCAAAGCGGATCCGAACGACGAACATGATGGAAAGAGTCAACAAGGAACTGAAACGGAGAACCAAAGTTGTAGGGGCCTTTCCCAATGAAGAGTCACTCCTCAGGCTGGCAGGATCCATCCTGATGGACATCAATGAGGAGTGGGTGACCGGCAGAAGATATTTGACGATGGAGGGGGAATGA
- a CDS encoding oligosaccharide flippase family protein encodes MIDVQWAFISIVTASLAHFILRIFIGKYLGAEGLGVYTLTFTIYFFGMVFAAFGIHVALTKYIAEFLEDRETIDSVTNFL; translated from the coding sequence ATGATCGACGTGCAATGGGCGTTCATCAGTATCGTCACAGCGTCACTGGCCCATTTTATACTCAGAATATTTATCGGAAAATATCTCGGAGCAGAAGGACTTGGAGTTTACACACTCACGTTCACTATTTATTTCTTTGGGATGGTTTTTGCTGCGTTCGGGATACATGTAGCATTAACAAAATATATAGCAGAATTTCTCGAAGATCGTGAAACTATCGATAGTGTAACGAATTTTCTGTAA